In the Apteryx mantelli isolate bAptMan1 chromosome 1, bAptMan1.hap1, whole genome shotgun sequence genome, one interval contains:
- the LOC106496144 gene encoding acrosin-like, with the protein MKLLPLLLVLAAGWPTREAQDSCGGSCGLRPMDSYYSTMRVVGGADAQPGSWPWIVSIQVPWPRGTGHICGGSLISPQWVLTAAHCFINASYVETWRVVVGASSLLQLGPEVQVRNIKRLVTHEHYDNRSQRNDIALLELDHPVQCSYYIQLACVPDASLRVSELSPCYVSGWGAMEEGSQIRPAILQEALVHLIDNHICNSSRWYAGAIRNTNLCAGYQQGGIDTCQGDSGGPLVCKDRTADYYWLVGVTSWGKGCGRMQQPGVYTSTQHYYNWILSHMGLRPTGQTTAPAPSASSPFQRPKPKPTHASRPAPCPFPHHKLVEFFALLQELLQVIQESEA; encoded by the exons ATGAAGCTGCTCCCCCTCCTCCTGGTGCTGGCCGCGGGCTGGCCCACGCGTGAGGCACAGGACAGCTGCGG CGGGAGCTGCGGGCTCCGGCCCATGGACTCTTACTACAGCACGATGCGCGTCGTGGGCGGTGCGGATGCCCAGCCGGGGTCCTGGCCCTGGATCGTCAGCATCCAGGTGCCCTGGCCAAGAGGCACCGGGCACATATGCGGAGGGTCCCTCATCAGCCCACAGTGGGTCCTCACAGCAGCTCACTGCTTCATAAACGCCAG CTATGTCGAGACGTGGCGTGTAGTGGTTGGTGCCTCCAGTTTGCTTCAGCTGGGCCCCGAGGTCCAAGTGCGCAACATTAAGCGCCTAGTGACGCACGAACACTATGATAACCGCTCGCAGAGAAATGACATCGCATTGCTGGAGCTGGACCATCCCGTGCAGTGCAGCTACTACATACAGCTTGCGTGTGTGCCCGACGCTTCCCTGCGCGTGTCAGAGCTGTCGCCTTGCTACGTCAGCGGCTGGGGCGCCATGGAGGAAGGAT CTCAGATACGACCTGCCATCCTGCAGGAGGCCCTCGTCCACCTCATCGACAACCACATCTGCAACAGCAGCCGGTGGTACGCAGGGGCCATCAGGAACACCAACTTGTGCGCGGGCTACCAGCAAGGCGGCATCGACACCTGCCAG GGCGACAGCGGTGGCCCCCTCGTATGCAAAGACAGAACCGCCGACTACTACTGGCTCGTCGGCGTCACCAGCTGGGGAAAAGGCTGCGGCAGAATGCAGCAGCCCGGCGTCTACACCTCCACCCAGCACTACTACAACTGGATCCTGTCACACATGGGACTGCGCCCGACAGGACAGACAACTGCACCAGCACCGTCTGCCTCCAGCCCATTCCAGAGGCCAAAGCCAAAACCAACACATGCAAGCAGGCCTGCGCCCTGCCCATTCCCACACCACAAGCTCGTGGAATTctttgctctgctgcaggagctgctgcaggtcATACAGGAAAGCGAGGCTTGA
- the ARSA gene encoding arylsulfatase A: protein MRRRRGLLWALGLLVLLVSLGAAGGGGGGGGGGVAPSFVLLLADDLGFGDLGGCGHPSSATPSLDRMAARGLRFTDFYSSSSVCSPSRAALLTGRFQMRSGVYPGVFDPDSRGGLPLSEITLAEVLKAEGYATAVVGKWHLGLGVNGSFLPTNQGFDHFLGVPYSHDQGPCQNLTCFPPDIKCFGTCDQGLVPVPLLWNQSIVQQPVSFPDLVPLYNKFSRDFIADCARRGVPFLLYYASHHTHYPQFASREYAGQSRRGPFGDALSEFDGSVGQLLQALQDNGLTDRTLVFFTSDNGPSTMRMARGGSSGLLRCGKGTTYEGGMREPAVAYWPGRITPGVTHELASTLDILPTLTALAGAGLPSVALDGYDLSPVLFGSGKSPRQTMFYYPPNPDQLHGPFAVRLGKYKAHYFTQGSFHSDTTPDQACHGLTPLTPHVPPLLFDLESDPAEHYDLVQSAAGPEVLQVLKEIKLQKELFEQRMEFGESQIGKGRDPALQPCCVPDCTPKPSCCRCS, encoded by the exons atgcggcggcggcggggcctgctctgggccctggggctgctggtgctgctggtgtcactcggggcggccggcggcggcggtggcggcggcggcggcggcgtcgcgcCCAGCTTCGTGCTGCTCTTGGCCGACGACCTGGGCTTCGGCGACCTGGGCGGCTGCGGGCACCCCTCGTCCGCCACGCCCAGCCTGGACCGCATGGCCGCCCGCGGGCTGCGCTTCACCGACTTCTACAGCAGCTCCTCGGTGTGCAGCCCGTCGCG GGCGGCCCTGCTGACGGGCCGGTTCCAGATGCGCTCCGGCGTTTACCCCGGCGTGTTCGACCCCGACTCCCGGGGAGGCCTGCCACTCTCCGAGATCACCCTGGCGGAGGTGCTGAAGGCTGAGGGCTATGCCACCGCCGTGGTTGGCAAGTGGCACCTGGGGCTGGGGGTTAACGGCTCCTTCCTGCCCACCAACCAGGGTTTCGACCACTTCTTGGGGGTGCCCTACTCCCACGACCAG GGCCCCTGCCAGAATCTCACCTGCTTCCCACCTGACATCAAGTGTTTTGGGACTTGTGACCAGGGCTTGGTGCCAGTCCCGCTGCTCTGGAACCAGAGCATTGTGCAGCAGCCAGTCTCCTTCCCTGATCTAGTGCCACTCTACAACAAATTCTCCCGGGATTTCATCGCTGACTGTGCCCGGCGCGGCGTCCCCTTCCTGCTCTACTACGCCTCCCAT caTACGCACTACCCCCAGTTTGCAAGCCGGGAGTACGCAGGGCAGTCGCGGCGGGGGCCCTTTGGCGATGCTCTCTCGGAGTTTGACGGCTCAGTGGGACAGTTGCTGCAGGCGCTGCAGGACAACGGTCTTACGGACAGGACCCTGGTGTTTTTCACCTCTGACAACGG CCCTTCCACCATGCGCATGGCACGTGGGGGCAGCTCTGGCCTTCTGAGGTGTGGGAAGGGAACAACATACGAAGGTGGCATGCGGGAACCAGCAGTGGCTTATTGGCCAGGCCGCATCACTCCAG GAGTGACCCATGAGCTGGCGAGCACCCTGGACATCCTGCCGACGCTGACTGCTCTGGCTGGAGCAGGTCTTCCCAGCGTTGCCCTGGATGGCTATGACTTGAGTCCGGTGCTGTTCGGGTCGGGGAAG AGTCCCCGTCAGACGATGTTCTACTACCCGCCAAACCCCGATCAACTGCACGGCCCCTTCGCTGTCAGGCTTGGGAAGTACAAGGCCCATTACTTCACTCAAG GTTCCTTTCACAGTGATACCACCCCTGACCAGGCCTGCCACGGGCTGACCCCGCTGACTCCCCACGTGCCCCCACTGCTCTTTGATCTGGAATCGGACCCTGCTGAGCACTATGATTTGGTGCAGAGCGCTGCAGGGCCAGAAGTTCTGCAAGTGCTGAAGGAGATCAAACTGCAGAAGGAGCTTTTTGAGCAGCGCATGGAGTTTGGAGAAAGCCAGATCGGGAAGGGCAGAGATCCtgccctgcagccctgctgcgtCCCAGACTGCACCCCCAAgccctcctgctgccgctgctcctAA